Proteins encoded by one window of Astatotilapia calliptera chromosome 13, fAstCal1.2, whole genome shotgun sequence:
- the actn2b gene encoding alpha-actinin-2b, with protein MMTQVETTVHYDNGYEDEYMIQEEEWDRDMLLDPAWEQQQRKTFTAWCNSHLRKAGVQIENIEEDFRNGLKLMLLLEVISGERLPKPDRGKMRFHKIANVNKALDFITSKGVKLVSIGAEEIVDGNVKMTLGMIWTIILRFAIQDISVEETSAKEGLLLWCQRKTAPYRNVNVQNFHVSWKDGLAFCALIHRHRPDLLDYSKLNKDDPLGNLNLAFDIAEKHLDIPKMLDAEDIINTPKPDERAIMTYVSCFYHAFAGAEQAETAANRICKVLGVNQENEKLMEEYERLASELLEWIRRTTPWLENRTPEKTMAEMQRKLEDFRDYRRQHKPPKVQEKCQLEINFNTLQTKLRISNRPAFMPSEGKMVSDIASAWQGLEQAEKGYEEWLLTEIRRLERVDHLAEKFRQKATNHENWASGKELFLSQKDYETATLTEIRALLRKHEAFESDLAAHQDRVEQIAAIAQELNELDYHDVAAVNQRCQSICDLWDKLGTLTQKRREALERTEKLLETIDQLFLEFAKRSAPFNNWMEGAMEDLQDMFIVHTIEEVQSLIAAHEQFKATLPEADSERQAILGIHNEVQKISQSYGIKASFINSYSTITTEELLNKWEKVKKLVPQRDSALQEEMARQHANERLRRQFAAQANLIGPWIQTRMEEIGRCSLEIGGTLEDQMTQLKQIEHVIVAYKPNIDKLEGDHQLIQESLVFDNKHTNYTMEHIRVGWELLLTTIARTINEIETQILTRDAKGISQQQMNEFRSSFNHFDRKKNGAMETDDFRACLISMGYDLGEVEFARIMMLVDSNATGIVSFQSFIDFMTRETADTDTAEQVVASFRILAADKPYILVEELRRELPPEQAEYCIMRMPPYAGHGAPPGALDYTAFSTALYGESDL; from the exons ATGATGACCCAGGTGGAGACCACGGTGCACTATGATAACGGCTACGAGGATGAGTATATGATCCAGGAGGAAGAGTGGGACAGGGACATGTTACTAGACCCTGCCTGGGAACAACAACAGAGGAAA ACCTTCACAGCTTGGTGTAACTCCCACCTGAGGAAAGCTGGTGTTCAAATTGAAAACATTGAGGAGGACTTCAGGAATGGACTCAAACTCATGCTGCTGCTGGAAGTTATCTCAG GAGAGAGGCTACCCAAGCCAGATAGAGGGAAGATGCGGTTTCATAAGATCGCAAATGTTAACAAAGCTTTGGACTTCATCACAAGTAAAGGAGTCAAACTGGTTTCAATAGGAGCCGAAG agATTGTGGATGGGAATGTAAAGATGACTCTTGGAATGATTTGGACTATAATCCTCCGCTTTGCCATTCAGGACATATCTGTGGAAG AAACATCTGCCAAGGAAGGGCTTCTACTGTGGTGTCAAAGAAAGACTGCCCCCTACAGGAATGTTAATGTCCAAAACTTCCATGTCAG CTGGAAGGATGGCCTGGCCTTCTGCGCCCTGATTCACAGACACAGACCCGACCTCCTCGACTACTCTAAGCTCAACAAG GATGATCCTCTGGGGAACTTGAACCTGGCTTTTGACATAGCAGAAAAACACCTGGACATTCCAAAAATGCTGGATGCAGAGG ATATCATCAACACCCCCAAGCCCGATGAGAGAGCCATCATGACCTATGTGTCCTGCTTTTACCATGCTTTTGCTGGAGCTGAGCAG GCGGAGACTGCTGCCAACAGGATCTGTAAGGTGCTTGGAGTAAACCAAGAGAATGAGAAACTGATGGAAGAATATGAGAGACTGGCCAGTGAG CTGCTGGAGTGGATCCGCCGCACCACTCCCTGGCTGGAGAATCGGACCCCAGAGAAGACCATGGCAGAGATGCAACGGAAGCTGGAGGACTTCAGGGACTACAGACGCCAGCACAAGCCCCCGAAAGTGCAGGAGAAGTGCCAGCTGGAAATTAACTTCAACACCCTTCAGACCAAGTTGCGCATCAGCAACCGGCCTGCCTTTATGCCCTCTGAGGGGAAGATGGTATCT GATATAGCCAGTGCATGGCAGGGTCTGGAGCAGGCAGAGAAAGGGTACGAGGAATGGCTTCTTACAGAGATCCGTAGGCTTGAGAGGGTGGACCACCTTGCAGAAAAGTTTCGCCAAAAAGCAACTAATCATGAGAACTGGGCCAGCG GTAAAGAGCTGTTCCTTTCCCAGAAGGACTACGAAACAGCCACACTGACAGAAATCAGAGCACTGCTTCGAAAACACGAGGCCTTTGAGAGTGACTTGGCAGCCCACCAGGACAGAGTGGAGCAGATTGCTGCCATTGCACAGGAACTAAA TGAGTTGGACTACCATGATGTTGCTGCTGTTAACCAGCGCTGCCAAAGCATCTGTGACTTATGGGACAAGCTGGGAACGCTGACTCAGAAGAGGAGAGAGGCACTGGAG CGCACAGAGAAACTGCTGGAAACCATTGATCAGTTGTTCCTAGAATTTGCTAAGAGGTCTGCTCCTTTCAACAATTGGATGGAAGGAGCGATGGAGGATCTGCAGGACATGTTTATAGTGCATACTATTGAAGAGGTTCAG AGTCTAATCGCAGCTCATGAGCAGTTCAAAGCTACTCTTCCCGAGGCAGATTCAGAGAGACAGGCCATCTTGGGAATCCACAATGAGGTGCAGAAAATTTCACAGAGCTATGGGATCAAGGCCAGCTTTATCAACTCTTACAGCACTATCACAACTGAAGAGCTTCTCAACAAGTGGGAAAAG GTGAAAAAGCTGGTTCCTCAGAGAGATAGTGCCCTCCAGGAGGAGATGGCACGCCAGCATGCCAACGAAAGGCTGAGACGGCAGTTTGCTGCCCAGGCTAATTTGATTGGGCCCTGGATACAGACCAGGATGGAG GAAATAGGGCGCTGCTCCCTGGAGATAGGAGGCACCTTGGAGGACCAGATGACCCAGCTGAAGCAAATCGAGCATGTCATAGTTGCTTATAAACCCAATATTGACAAGTTAGAGGGAGACCACCAGCTAATCCAGGAGTCACTTGTGTTTGATAACAAACACACCAACTACACCATGGAG CACATCCGTGTTGGGTGGGAGCTGCTCCTCACAACCATCGCCCGAACTATCAATGAGATTGAGACCCAGATCCTGACCCGGGATGCTAAGGGCATCAGTCAGCAGCAGATGAATGAGTTCAGATCGTCTTTCAACCACTTTGACAGG AAGAAGAATGGAGCAATGGAAACAGATGACTTCAGAGCCTGCCTCATCTCCATGGGATATGACTTG GGAGAGGTGGAGTTTGCTCGCATAATGATGCTGGTAGACTCCAATGCTACGGGAATCGTTTCCTTCCAGTCTTTCATCGACTTTATGACCAGAGAGACTGCTGATACAGACACTGCCGAGCAGGTTGTGGCATCCTTCCGGATCCTCGCTGCTGATAAG CCTTATATACTTGTAGAGGAGCTCAGGAGAGAACTTCCCCCTGAACAAGCAGAGTATTGCATCATGAGGATGCCACCCTACGCTGGTCATGGAGCACCACCCGGGGCACTGGACTACACTGCCTTCTCCACTGCCCTCTATGGAGAGAGCGATCTTTAA